From Toxorhynchites rutilus septentrionalis strain SRP chromosome 2, ASM2978413v1, whole genome shotgun sequence, a single genomic window includes:
- the LOC129764526 gene encoding essential MCU regulator, mitochondrial, with amino-acid sequence MVLSSVIRATGLFCITRARTGAQEIRQARRKYTYRSGALKPMPDITPFGLFGVIFTVIPGLLIGAAISKNIANFLEENDLFVPSDDDDDDD; translated from the coding sequence ATGGTGCTATCGAGCGTGATTCGAGCAACCGGTCTGTTCTGCATTACCAGGGCCAGAACGGGCGCGCAGGAGATCCGCCAGGCACGCAGAAAATATACCTACCGAAGTGGTGCCCTTAAACCCATGCCCGACATCACCCCCTTCGGGCTGTTCGGAGTGATATTTACTGTGATTCCTGGATTGCTCATCGGGGCCGCTATCAGCAAGAATATAGCCAACTTCCTGGAGGAGAACGATCTGTTCGTACCATCggatgatgacgatgacgatgattaA